The DNA region TGTGGACGCGGACCGCGCCGAAGACATTATGCGCAACATCCGCAAGCTCTCCTATGTCCGCAAAATCGAGCGATCATACCGCGGTGAAATCAAAACGGAATACAGCAAAGATGTTCCGGACAAAACCCGGTATTACGGACTATAGAGACAATAAGCGCCAAAGCGCCAGGCTGCTGATAAAAACAGCGGCCTGACGCTTTTTTTGAGTTATGCCGGGTATCGGCATTGTCACTTGGATTCAGAGCAAAAGCTTTTCTAACTGTGCGCCGGCATCCCGCATCGCGGTTCTGCATATTATCGTAGGCGGAAGCCTATTGCAAAATCGGCTATAATAATGGATGCGTCATGTTGTCGATGCCGAAAATAGGTCTAAAGAATCTAGGCGTATACTTTTTTTGCTATATACGAGCGCTAGTCTTGTAGAAAAATTAGCGATCATGTAATATAATTAGGTACAAATACTTAGTCCAAAAGACCTATATCGTTTCATAAGTCCGGTTGATTCTAAAGAAATTTGCTGGCAAAGAGGCTTATGAACAATGAAATTGTCTGTTAGTTTGTTGAACAAGCCTATGAAATGTGAGGTGCGGCATGAGAGATAGGGCGACAGAACGCTGGGGAACCTATGAAGCTTTCCATATTATTTTAGGGGACAAAAGAGTAGCGGACATCGTGGTGACGAACCACGCCAAAAGCAGATATCACGACCGCATCAACCGGGAAAACATCGGTTACGAGCAAATTGCCGGATGGGCATGGGAATGCTTGAAGCAGGGGCGGATCACTCCATACTACCGGAAGGAAGAGGACGTCTATTTGATTGACGACGATTTGGTCATGGTCGCCGAATTTACGGAAATTCCGGGCGAATTCGATTTGGCCGGCCGACCGCTGCACCGGATGATTATCGTCACGTTCCTCGGAAGGATGTCGGAGACGATTGAATTGCGCGATTTGAAATCCTACTATTCCTGGCTGCGCCACTCCCGGCGGATGACGTTGATCAAGAACAGCCGCAAACGCAGATAAGCGGTGTCATACGGATGGAGACTGGACGTAAAGCGAGGTTCGGCATGCCCAAGCGGCATGCTTTTTTTGTTGGCTTGAACATGCTATTGTAGGGATAAAGAAAGGGGAATAGCGGACGATGGCGTTGAACTACCACCAGCTCCACATTTTTTACACGGTCGCGGAGCGGGGAAGCTTTTCGGCGGCGGCCCAAGCGCTCCATATGACGCAGCCGGCGGTAACGATGCAAATCCAAGCGCTGGAGGATTATTTCGGCTGCAAGCTGCTGGTCAGATCGACGAAAAAAATCGAGCTGACGGAAGCGGGACAGACGCTGCTTCCGTTTGCCCGGAAAAGCGTCGAGATGATCCGGGAAACCGAGCAGGCGATGTCGCGGTACACTTCGATGCTGGAGGGCAGGCTTCAACTCGGGGCGAGCCTGACGATCGGAGAATACGTGCTGCCGCGGCTGCTGGGTCCTTTTGGGCAGCGGTATCCGCACATTTCGATAGTAATGAAAGTGATGAATACGACGCAAATTATCGAGGAGATCGTAGGCCACCAGCTCAATTTCGGGCTTGTCGAGGCGCCCGTCCAGCACCCGGATATGGTATCGGAGCCGGTCATGGAGGATGAACTGAAGCTGATCGTTCCGGCGGGGCACCCGCTGTCCGGCAAAAAGACGGCGACGCTGGAGGAGGTTGTTTCTTATCCGTTTGTGCTCCGGGAAAAAGGCTCCGGGACGCGCCAGGTGATGGAAGCCGAATTTAAGCGCCGCGGAGTCGAAATGAGCCGGGTCCAAACGGTTATGGAGCTTGGCAGTACGGGAGCGGTCAAATCGGCGGTCGAAGCGGGAATCGGGATTACGATCATCTCCCCGTCTTCCGTCAAGCATGAACAGGCGCTTGGCCTGATGGAGGCGCTCGACATTGACGGCGTTTCTTTTAAGCGGGAATTTTATTCGATCCACTTGAAATCGACGCTGCTGCCGGTCAGCGCGGTGACGTTTCTGACTTTCTTACGGGAGTACGGGGGATAAAAAAGACAGCAAAGGATGTGGATGGATGGCACAGGAACGGCAAGCAGGGGAAGGACGGTTTGATTTACATACGCACACGCGGGCTTCGGACGGCATGAACGCTCCGGCGGAAAACGTCAGGCTGGCCAAGGAAAAAGGCCTGGCGGGCCTGGCGATCACCGACCACGACACCGTGGCCGGCATCGCGGAAGCCCGGGAAGCGGGGGGGCGGCTCGGGGTAGCCGTTGTCCCGGGGGTCGAGATCAGCACGCGGGCCGGGGGCAAGGACATCCATGTGCTCGGCTACTTTCTGAACGACGGGGACGAACTGCTGCTGGAAAGGCTTGAGCGGTTGCGGGCGGTACGCCAAGAACGGAACGAAAAAATTATCGCCAAGCTGCAACAGCTCGGCATTCCGATCACGCTGGAGGAGGTAAAGCGCGGGCTGTCTCGGCCGCTTCGGCCGGATGAAAGCCTGGGGCGGCCGCATATCGCCGACGCGCTTGTCCGCAAAGGGGCCGCGAAGGACATGCGCGACGCATTCGCCCGCTATTTGGCGGAGGGGAAACCCGGGTATGCGTCCCAGCCTAGAATCGGCCCCGAGGAAGCGATGGAGTGGATCCGCGAGGCCGGCGGGGCGCCGGTGCTGGCCCATCCGGGCTTGTACGGCGACGACGATCTGGTACGGGCGATTCTGGAGCGCGGGAAACCCGCGGGGATTGAAGTTTACCATTCCGATCACGGTCCGGACGAGGAAAAGCGATATATGGCGATGGCCGAACAATTCGGGCTGATCGCCACGGGCGGCTCGGATTACCACGGCGTCCGCCAGGGCGTGGTGTTCCACGGCGATCTCGGCGGCCGCACCGCCCCGCCGGGGACGGTGGAGCGGCTTAAAAGAGCGGCCCCGGCCGCCCGGACGGAATGAAGGCAAATACGAAAGCTGCCCCAGAGGTCCACATGGACTTTTAGGGCAGCTTTTTTTGCGCGGTTTACCCGGATGCGCCGTATTGAAAGGCTAACCGTTTTTGACGGAGCCCGGCAGAGCCTTGATCATCTGCTCGTCGGGCGTGACGAACAACGTCCGCTGATGGTCGTAAATGACGAAACCGGGCTTCGCTCCGCTCGGCTTGCGCACGTGGCGGATCAGGGTGCAGTCGACCGGCACGCTGCTGGATTGTTTGGCCTGGCTGAAATACGCGGCCAGTTGGGCCGCTTCATTTAAAGTAGCCTCCCCATAGCTGTCGCTGCGGATCAGCACATGCGAGCCCGGAATATCCTTCGTATGCAGCCAGGTGTCGTTCGGTTTGCCCAGCCGGTTGGTGATGTACTCGTTTTGCAGATTGTTTTTACCGACGTAAATTTCGATGCCTTCCGAGGACGTGTAGACGTGCAGCGTCGGGCGATCGCCCTTTTTCTTCTTTTTGCCGCCCTTTTTCCCCCGGTCCCGCAAATACCCCTGCCCGGTCAACTCCTCGCGGATTTCGTCGATATCGCTTAACGTGGCGTCGTCCAGCTGCTGCAGCAGCCCTTCGAGATAAGCGATTTCCTCCCCGGCCAGCTTCATCTGCTCGTGAATGACGGCAAGGCTGTTTTTGAATTTATTGTATTTCTTAAAATACCGCTGGGCGTTCTCCGAAGGGCTGAGCAGCGGGTCGAGCGGAATCGTTTCGGTTTTCTGCTCCTCGTCGTAATAGTTGACCAGCTCCACGGAGCGGTCGCCTTTGCGGATCGCATGCAGGGAAGGCAGCAGCAGCTCGCCCCAGATCCGGTAGCGTTCGGCGTCCTCGGCCTCGTTTAAGTCTTTTTCCAGATTGGCCAGCTTTTTGATGTTTTTGTTCCGTTCGTTTTGCAAAAAGCGCAGCAGGTCGCCCGTCTTCTGCTTGACGGTGTCGCGCAGCGCCTTGTCGCCGTAATAGTCCTCCATGCATTCGCTGATCGACTTGTAGGTGCGCAGCCCGCTGTGGATTTGCGTTAGCCGGATTGCGGAAAACACGCTTTTTCCTTTGGCGGTTTCGCCCGTCACCGGGGTGTAGGCATGGCTGCGGACTGCTTCCATCAGCGCGGAAAAGGCTTGCCACAGCCGCTCGGCAGGGTCAAGATCACGTCCGCTTTGTTCCTTATCGGGTCCGGCCAGACCTGCGCGGGCGTAAATTTCCCCGGCGATCAGCGGGCTTAATCCGTTATAGAACTCGACCAGCCAGCCGCTGCTTTTTCCGGCCTGCTCCGCCTCCCGGTATGCCGCCAAAAACCCGGCGCGCTCCGCGCCCAGCGGGTCGAGCTTATGCTGCTCGGGCGGGGTGGTGTAGGCGAAGCCGGGCATGACGACGCGGTAGCCGCTGATGGCCGGCGTCACATGGTGGATTCCGTCAAGCTGCACCCCTGTCGCCGGATCGACGAGAATGATGTTGCTGTGCCGGCCCATCAGTTCGATAATGATCCGCTTCAGCGACAGATCGCCAAGCTCGTCGCGCGTGCGCACATCGATATGAATGATCCGCTCCATGCCGACCTGGCTGATCGCTTCGATGGTTCCGCCTTCAAAATGCTTGCGCAGCAGCATGCAGAACATCGGGGCTTCCAGCGGATTCGGAAACGAGCTTTCCGTAAAATGAACGCGCGGATACGTCGGATTCGCCGACAGCAGCAGGCGCCGGTTGCCACCCTGCGTACGCAGGGCCAACACGATGTCGCTGGCCGCGGGCTGGTGTATTTTATTGATGCGCCCTCCTATGCAGACTTGCAGTTCATGAACGAGCGCACGGGTTACAATGCCGTCGAGTGCCATAAGTTTGTTATCTCCTGTCTAAAGGTAGTTCAAAAAGTCATCTTTTGAAGATTTAAGAATGAACAGTCACCAAGCGTGTCTTCCTTAAATCGCAAGAAAAACTTCAGCTTAGGGCGGTCTGTCTTCTTTGAATGTTCGTCGATAGAGTTTTTCTTATCACGAAGCGGTTCATGAAGAGGATTCGACGTCGAATCTTGAATTCAGCCGGGCCTTCCGTTGCTCACGTACCTAAAACGTACGCTCCGCTCCTTTCGTCCCTAGCTTCATCCAACCTTCTCGGTGCTGAAAACCTGACTTTTTGAACACGTATTTTAATAAGACGCCTCTTCTATGATGCCATACTTCGGGCAAAAACTTAAGGGCTCCGCTGTGATAATTTGGGACTGGCCGGAATACATTTACCCTAGGTGGAAAAGCCTTCACGCGGAAACTGCATTAAAAACGGAAGGGGAATAGGGGATGGAACAAAAAAACTGGCACCAGTGGAGTGCTGAAGCGCTTTTGGAACGGTTTGGCGTCACGCGTGATCAGGGGTTGTCCGACGAGGAAGCGCGGCGAAGACGCGAGGAGAGCGGCTGGAACGAGCTCGAAGAAGGGAAACGGATCTCCCCGATCCTGTTGTTTCTCAATCAGTTCAAGGATTTTATGATGCTGGTGCTGATGGGCGCCACGCTGATCTCGGGATTTCTCGGTGAATATTTGGACGCCGTGACGATTATAGCCATCATTATTTTGAACGGGGTGCTGGGGTTCATCCAGGAATTCCGGGCGGAGCGCTCCCTGCGCGCGCTAAAGCAGCTGTCCGCGCCGCACGCCAACGTGTTAAGGGAGGGAACCGTAAAGCATGTGCCGGCCCGGGAACTCGTTCCCGGGGACATCGTCGTGCTGGAGAGCGGCGACCGGATTCCGGCGGATATCCGCTGGCTGTCCACGAACAGCTTGGACGTGGAGGAATCCGCCCTGACGGGCGAATCGCATCCGGTCGGCAAGCATGCAGGGGTCTTAAGCGAAAGCGAAGTGCCGCTCGGCGACCAGAAAAACATCGGCTTTATGGGAACGATGATTACGCGCGGCACCGGGCGGGGCATCGTCATCCGGACGGGCATGGGCACCGAGATGGGGAAAATCGCCGACCTGATCCAAAATACCGAGGTTCAGGAAACGCCGCTGCAGCGGCGGCTTGAGCAGCTCGGGAAAATTTTGATCTACATGGCGCTTGGCCTGACCGTGCTTGTAGTGCTGGTGGGCATTTTGCAGGGGCAGCCGGCCAGCGGGATGTTTTTTGCCGGGGTCAGTCTGGCGGTCGCCGCGATTCCCGAGGGTCTGCCCGCCATCGTCACGATCGCCCTGGCGCTCGGCGTGCAGCGCATGATCAAACGCAAGGCGATCGTCCGCAAGCTGCCTTCGGTGGAGACGCTCGGCTGCGCATCGGTCATTTGCTCGGATAAAACCGGCACGCTGACGCAAAACAAAATGACCGTCACCCGCCTTTGGCTGGAGGGCCGTTCCCTGGAGGTCACCGGCGAAGGCTACGAGCCGGTCGGCAACATCCTCGAGGGCGGCAGCCCGGTCGATTTGCGCCAGGATCAAAGCCTGCGCCGGCTGCTGCAAATCAGCGCGCTGTGCAGCAACGCCGTCATTTATGAGGAAGATCCGGAACAACGCGGCCGGCGGAAGACGAAGGACGAAGCGGCTGCGGGTCCCGTTTGGAAATTAAAAGGCGACCCGACCGAGGGGGCCTTGGTCACGCTGGCTTCAAAAATGGGCTTGTCCCCGGCTTCCTTAAGCGGCATGTATGTGCGCGAGCGGGAATTTCCGTTCGATTCGAAGAGAAAGCGGATGTCCGTGATCGTCTCCCATCAAGGCGGCAAAATGGCGCTGGTGAAAGGCGCGCCGGATATGCTGCTGGAGCGCTGTTCATATATTTTATGGGAAGGGAAAGTGGTGCCTTTTACCGGGACGTTCCGCCAGAAGGTGCAGGCCGCCAACGAAAAGATGGCCCGCGGCGCGCTGCGCGTGCTCGGTATGGCGTACCGGGAGTTAAGGCCTCATGAAGGGGCCGATGACGAGGACGGCGCGGAGTCGCAGCTGATTTTCGTCGGCTTGACGGGCATGATCGATCCGCCGCGGCGCGAAGCGCGGGACGCCATCAACGTATGCCGCAAGGCGGGCATCAAAACGGTGATGATCACCGGGGACCATGGGCTCACCGCCGAAGCGATCGCTTCCGAGCTCGGCATATTGCCGCGCGGCGGCTCCGCGATGTCGGGCCAGCAGTTGGAAGGGCTGAGCGACGAAGAACTCGACCGCCAGGTAGAAAACATCTACGTGTACTCCCGGGTTTCCCCGGAACATAAGCTGCGGATCGTCAAAGCGCTGCAGCGCAGAGGCCATGTCGTGGCCATGACCGGCGACGGCGTCAACGACGCCCCGGCGATTAAGGCGGCCGATATCGGCATCGCGATGGGCATGACCGGAACCGATGTATCCAAAGAGGCTTCATCCTTGATCCTTAGCGACGACAACTTTACGTCGATCGTGGCCGCGATCGAGGAGGGCCGGAACATTTACGAAAACATCCGCAAGTTCATCCGGTATTTGCTGGCGTCCAATGTCGGGGAAATTTTGACGATGTTTTTCGCTATGCTGGCCGGGCTGCCGCTGCCGCTGCTGCCGATCCAGATTTTGTGGGTGAACCTCGTCACCGACGGCCTGCCGGCGATGGCGCTCGGCGTCGACCAGCCGGAGAAAGATTTGATGGAGCATAAGCCGCGCGGGGCGAACGAAAATATTTTTGCCCGGCGTCTGGGCTGGAAAATCATCAGCCGCGGCGTGCTGATCGGCGTGTGTACGCTGGGCGCCTTCTGGCTGACGCTGCAATACGCGCCGGACGATCCGGGCCAGCTGGCCAAAGCGCAATCGGTCGCTTTCGCTACCCTGGTTATGGCGCAGCTGATTCACGTGTTCGATTGCCGCAGCTCGCGTTCGATTTTTCACCGCAACATTTTGCAAAACAAATATCTTGTGTTTGCGGTGTTGTCCTCCATCATTTTGATGCTTGGCGTTATGTACATCGAACCGCTGCAGCCGATCTTTAAGACGGTTCCGCTCGGCACGAGAGAATGGGCGATTACGCTGGTGGCCGCCGGCATTCCCACGTTCCTGATGGGCGCGGGCAGCGTCTGGTCCGGCAACCGCAAGCGCCGCGGCTTCAGCGGTCCGCGTCCGCTGGGAACCGCGAAAAGTACAAATATTCGTGCATAAAATCAATACCTTTTCCGGCCGTCAAACTTTAGACTAACCCCATAGGCAAGCTTTGTCGCAAGGGATGCGTTTCCCTTGATATATATTGACGATGCAGGAGTGGGGTTAAGATGGAATTTACGAAAATGCATGGACTGGGCAACGATTTCCTCGTTTTTTACGGGCATACGGAGCTGCCTGAAAATGTATCCGAGCTGGCGGTAACCTGGTGCGACCGGTATTTCGGGGTCGGCGGGGACGGGCTCGTGTTCATCCTTCCGTCGGAGCAGGCCGATTTCAAAATGCGGATCATCAACTCGGACGGTACGGAAGCCGAGCAGTGCGGCAATGCGATCCGCTGCGTGTCCAAGTACGTATACGACAACGGCTTGGTTGATAAAGAGAACGTGACGATCGAAACGCTCGGCGCGGGGGTGCAGCAGGTCAGCCTGCAGGTGGAGAACGGAGCCGTCAAAACGGTGCGCGTCGATATGGGCGAACCGATTTTGGACGGCCTGGCCGTTCCGACCACGCTGGAGGACAGCCCGGTGCTGAACCGGCCGATCGAGGCGGGGGGGCGCGAGTTTTCCTTCACGGCCGTGTCGATGGGCAATCCGCATTGCGTCATTTACGTGGACGACGCCCCGAACTTCGATTTGACGACGTGGGGGCCGAAGCTTGAGGTGCATCCTTATTTTCCGCGTAAAATCAATGTCGAGTTTGCGACCGTGACGAGCCGGGACCGGGTGGAAATGCGCGTCTGGGAACGCGGAGCCGGGCCGACGCTCGCCTGCGGAACGGGGGCCTGCGCCACCTTGGTATCCTCCGTGCTGAACGGGCTGACGGACCGGGCGGCCTGGATCGGGCTGAAGGGCGGGGACCTGTTTATCGAATGGGATGAACGGGACAACCACGTATATATGACCGGCCCGGCGGAAGCGGTGTACAAGGGCAGCATAGAAATCTAACAGCCGTTTGGCCGGCGTTGCGGCAGGCGGCAAACGAAGCCGGGACACCCGAGGTTGGGGGGCCCGGCTTTTTTTAAGATATGTGACATGCATTTGCGGAGGCAGCGGTAATAGCGGTAAAAAAGGGCGTTATTCTTGCTAAATAGGGACCAGATGCGATATAGAGGAACTTTTTTCCTCTATTTCTCGCCGGGTGGGGGCAAAACGCGGTTTTTCAAGTCTAATAAGAAAATAAGGACCAAAAGTTCCTCTATTTTATTCGCGAGGGAAAAATTCGCAAAAATAGCGCCACAAAACACCTCTATTTCAGGACGGTCGCTCCCTCCTAAGGCTTAAACTATGGGCGTATACAGCAACATGAAAGATTTCTGCCAAACGCATCACATTCTATCTTATCATTCTTATAGAATTATGTTAGATTAGTATGATAATAGTTTACGTCAGGTTGTCGGGAGGGACGAGCATGAAGCCGGATTTGCGCGAGGCGCTGAAAAACGAAGTGATTGTCGGCGACGGAGCCATGGGCACGTATTTGTACCATTTGGGCTTTCCGGTCGGCATTTCCTATGAAGAATTCAATTTGCTGCGTCCGGACGTCATCGGCGACGTGCACCGGCGATACGTCGGGGCCGGAGCCCGGTTGATCGAGACCAACACGTTTTCGGCAAATTACTATAAATTGTCCAAATTCGGCCTGGAGGCGAAGGTGGAGGAAATCAACCGCGCCGCCGTGCGCATCGCCAGGGAAGCCGCGGGGGATGTTGCTTACGTGGCGGGCGCGGTCGGTTCGATCCGCGGCGGGAAGCGGGCGAACGTCACGGCGCAGGAGCTGGGAGATTATTATGAGCAGCAAATCGCCGCGCTCCTAACCGAAGGGGTCGACGCCCTGCTGTTCGAAACGTTTTACGATTTGCGGGAAATCCGGATCGCGCTGGGGAAAGCGCGCCTTCTCACCGATCTGCCGGTCATCTGCCAATTTGCCGTCGACCAGGTCGGCCGCACGCTGGACGGATACGCGATGCAAGAAGCGTTCGGCGCGCTGCTTCGGGAGGGCGCCGATGTGCTAGGCTTCAACTGCCATTCCGGCCCGAAAGGAATTATGAGCGTGATGGCCGAAATGAACGGCCCGCTGGACGTTCCGATGTCCGTATTTCCAAACGCAGGTTTGGCGGATTATGTGGATGGAGAATATGTATATGGAGCAACTCCCGAATATTTCGGCGAAAACGCGGCATCGTTCGCCGATTTGGGCGCGCGTCTGATCGGCGGCTGCTGCGGCACGACGCCGGAGCACACCGCGGCAACCGCGAAGGCGCTGCTTGGATACGCCGCGCCGCCGCTGGCCGATGAGCGGAAGCTTGCTGCGGCGAGTTCGTCCGTGGTCCTGAACGAGGCCGCGGCTCCGGAGACGGAAAGCGGGGCTGCCGAAAGCGGTCTCTACGGCCGCCCAAACCGGCCGAGTCTCGTCGATCTGGCGAAGGAACGGCACACCGTCATCGTCGAGCTCGATCCGCCGCGCGATCTGGACATCGGCAAGTTTATGGAAGGGGCGGCCGCGCTTCAGGCGGCGGGCGTCGACGCCTTGACGCTGGCGGACAATTCGCTGGCCGTGACGCGCATGAGCAACATGGCGCTGGGGCATCTCGTCCAGTCCGAGCTGGGCCTTCGCCCGCTCATTCACATCGCCTGCCGGGACCGCAATTTGATCGGCACGCAGTCGCATATGATGGGCTTCGACGCCCTGGGCATCGACCATGTGCTGGCCGTGACGGGCGATCCGGCGCGCTTCGGCGATCTGCCGGGCGCAAGCTCCGTCTACGATTTGACGTCGTTTGAGATCATCCGCATGATCAAGCAGCTCAACGCCGGGATCTCCTTTTCCGGGAAGCCGCTGAAGCAGAAAGCCAAATTCGTCGTCGGCGCCGCCTTTAATCCGAACGTAAAGCACCTGCACAAGGCGGTTGAGCGGCTGGAGAAAAAAATCGCCTCCGGCGCCGATTACATTATGACCCAGCCGGTCTATGACCCGAAGCTGATCGCGGCGGTCAAAGCAGCGACGGCGCATCTGGATGTTCCGATTTTTATCGGAATCATGCCGCTGGCCAGCGGCAAAAACGCCGCGTACCTGCATAACGAGGTGCCCGGCATCCAGCTTCCGGAGGAGGTTCTGAAGCGGATGGAGGGACTGCAGGGCCCGGAAGGGCGCAGAGCGGGCGTGGAAATCGCCAAAGAGCTGCTCGACACGGCGATGGAGCATTTTAACGGCATTTATTTGATGACCCCGTTTATGTTCTATGAAATGAATGTCGCTTTAGTGAATTATGTCAGGGAGAAATCGAAACAGGGGGCGTCCCACTTGTCTCGCTCCACATAATCAATTACAATAGGGTAACGGATGTGATGCCATTGTCGCACAGTATGACAGGATACGGTGGGGCCGTCAGATCTTACGGCGGTTACATCGTTCAATTCGAGATAAAATCCGTCAATCACAGATACGCGGAAATCGTTTTGCGTATGCCGCGGGAGTGGTCGTGCTACGAGGACGGACTGCGACGGTTGGTTCAACGCCATGTAAAACGGGGACGAATCGATGTTTTCATCGGCAAAGAGCTTGACGATACGAGCGTCCTGCCTTTGGTGCTGAACGCTCCGGTTGCGGAGTCTTACCTGCGGGCAGCCGAAGAGCTTGGCCGCCGTTACGGCGTGGACGCCAGGCTGAATGCCAAGGACCTGCTTGCCCTGCCGGACGTGTTGACGGCTCCCGAGCGGCCTGAGCTTGGCGAAAGCGAGCCGGAGTGGGAACGGGTGCTGCAGGACGGCCTCGAGGAAGCGCTGATCGGGCTTCTGGGCATGCGCGAGCGCGAGGGGAGGAACCTCGTTTCCGACCTGAATGGGCGGCTGGCCCGCCTGGAGGCGATTCACGCCGAGCTGGTGCGGCTTGCGCCGGAGGTTGTGAATGATTACAGAAGCCGGCTTAAGGCCCGGCTTTCCGAACTGCTTGAGGGAAGTTTTGACGAGCAGAGATTTGCGATGGAAGTGGCCGTATTTGCCGACCGCTCCAATATCGACGAAGAGCTGATCCGCTTGAAGAGCCATTTCGAGCAATGCCGCAGTTTGCTGCAGGCTGTTGAGCCGATAGGGCGCAAGCTGGATTTTCTCATACAGGAAATGAATCGGGAAACCAATACGATTGGATCTAAAGCCAATCATTTGGCTCTTGTCAACCTTGTCGTCGAAATGAAGGCGGAGTTGGAGAAAATCCGCGAGCAAGCCGCGAATCTCGAATAACGTATTTTGACGCAGGGCAGGAGTCAATTATATAGGGGGAACTACCTGAACATGGGAATTAAACTTATTAACATCGGCTTCGGAAATATCGTATCGGCCAACCGAATCATTTCGATCGTCAGTCCGGAGTCGGCGCCGATCAAGCGGATCATTCAGGAAGCGAGAGATCGCCATATGCTGATTGACGCTACATACGGGCGCCGGACGCGCGCGGTTATTATCACGGATAGCGACCATGTTATTTTGTCGGCGGTGCAACCGGAGACAGTCGCCCACCGGCTGTCGACCAAAGATGAAGACAACGACGAATAAAATGGAGAGAATTATGTCTAAAGGGTTACTTATTGTGTTATCTGGACCGTCGGGCGTCGGGAAAGGAACGGTTTGCAGCGAACTGCGCAAGCGCATGCCGGATTTGATTTATTCGGTCTCCGCAACGACGCGGCAGCCTCGCCTTGGCGAAGAAAACGGCGTGAACTATTTTTTCAAAAGCCGTGAGCAGTTTCTGGAAATGATCGAAAACGATCAACTGCTGGAGTATGCCGAATACGTCGGCAACTTTTACGGCACCCCGCGCGATTTCGTGGAAGAGACGATCGCCGGCGGCAAGGACATTATTTTGGAGATCGAAGTTCAAGGTGCGCTCAAGGTGAAGGAGAAATTCCCGGAGGGCGTGTTCGTGTTTCTGCTCCCGCCTTCGCTTGACGAACTGAAGGGCCGCATTCAAGGCCGGGGAACGGAAAACCAGGCAACGATCGACCATCGCATGTCGGTGGCCGCGCATGAGATCGGACTGATGGAAAATTATGATTATGCCGTCGTCAATGACGAAATCGATCATGCC from Paenibacillus macerans includes:
- a CDS encoding PHP domain-containing protein; the protein is MAQERQAGEGRFDLHTHTRASDGMNAPAENVRLAKEKGLAGLAITDHDTVAGIAEAREAGGRLGVAVVPGVEISTRAGGKDIHVLGYFLNDGDELLLERLERLRAVRQERNEKIIAKLQQLGIPITLEEVKRGLSRPLRPDESLGRPHIADALVRKGAAKDMRDAFARYLAEGKPGYASQPRIGPEEAMEWIREAGGAPVLAHPGLYGDDDLVRAILERGKPAGIEVYHSDHGPDEEKRYMAMAEQFGLIATGGSDYHGVRQGVVFHGDLGGRTAPPGTVERLKRAAPAARTE
- a CDS encoding Rqc2 family fibronectin-binding protein, with translation MALDGIVTRALVHELQVCIGGRINKIHQPAASDIVLALRTQGGNRRLLLSANPTYPRVHFTESSFPNPLEAPMFCMLLRKHFEGGTIEAISQVGMERIIHIDVRTRDELGDLSLKRIIIELMGRHSNIILVDPATGVQLDGIHHVTPAISGYRVVMPGFAYTTPPEQHKLDPLGAERAGFLAAYREAEQAGKSSGWLVEFYNGLSPLIAGEIYARAGLAGPDKEQSGRDLDPAERLWQAFSALMEAVRSHAYTPVTGETAKGKSVFSAIRLTQIHSGLRTYKSISECMEDYYGDKALRDTVKQKTGDLLRFLQNERNKNIKKLANLEKDLNEAEDAERYRIWGELLLPSLHAIRKGDRSVELVNYYDEEQKTETIPLDPLLSPSENAQRYFKKYNKFKNSLAVIHEQMKLAGEEIAYLEGLLQQLDDATLSDIDEIREELTGQGYLRDRGKKGGKKKKKGDRPTLHVYTSSEGIEIYVGKNNLQNEYITNRLGKPNDTWLHTKDIPGSHVLIRSDSYGEATLNEAAQLAAYFSQAKQSSSVPVDCTLIRHVRKPSGAKPGFVIYDHQRTLFVTPDEQMIKALPGSVKNG
- the dapF gene encoding diaminopimelate epimerase, with amino-acid sequence MEFTKMHGLGNDFLVFYGHTELPENVSELAVTWCDRYFGVGGDGLVFILPSEQADFKMRIINSDGTEAEQCGNAIRCVSKYVYDNGLVDKENVTIETLGAGVQQVSLQVENGAVKTVRVDMGEPILDGLAVPTTLEDSPVLNRPIEAGGREFSFTAVSMGNPHCVIYVDDAPNFDLTTWGPKLEVHPYFPRKINVEFATVTSRDRVEMRVWERGAGPTLACGTGACATLVSSVLNGLTDRAAWIGLKGGDLFIEWDERDNHVYMTGPAEAVYKGSIEI
- a CDS encoding selenium metabolism-associated LysR family transcriptional regulator, whose amino-acid sequence is MALNYHQLHIFYTVAERGSFSAAAQALHMTQPAVTMQIQALEDYFGCKLLVRSTKKIELTEAGQTLLPFARKSVEMIRETEQAMSRYTSMLEGRLQLGASLTIGEYVLPRLLGPFGQRYPHISIVMKVMNTTQIIEEIVGHQLNFGLVEAPVQHPDMVSEPVMEDELKLIVPAGHPLSGKKTATLEEVVSYPFVLREKGSGTRQVMEAEFKRRGVEMSRVQTVMELGSTGAVKSAVEAGIGITIISPSSVKHEQALGLMEALDIDGVSFKREFYSIHLKSTLLPVSAVTFLTFLREYGG
- a CDS encoding calcium-translocating P-type ATPase, SERCA-type, translating into MEQKNWHQWSAEALLERFGVTRDQGLSDEEARRRREESGWNELEEGKRISPILLFLNQFKDFMMLVLMGATLISGFLGEYLDAVTIIAIIILNGVLGFIQEFRAERSLRALKQLSAPHANVLREGTVKHVPARELVPGDIVVLESGDRIPADIRWLSTNSLDVEESALTGESHPVGKHAGVLSESEVPLGDQKNIGFMGTMITRGTGRGIVIRTGMGTEMGKIADLIQNTEVQETPLQRRLEQLGKILIYMALGLTVLVVLVGILQGQPASGMFFAGVSLAVAAIPEGLPAIVTIALALGVQRMIKRKAIVRKLPSVETLGCASVICSDKTGTLTQNKMTVTRLWLEGRSLEVTGEGYEPVGNILEGGSPVDLRQDQSLRRLLQISALCSNAVIYEEDPEQRGRRKTKDEAAAGPVWKLKGDPTEGALVTLASKMGLSPASLSGMYVREREFPFDSKRKRMSVIVSHQGGKMALVKGAPDMLLERCSYILWEGKVVPFTGTFRQKVQAANEKMARGALRVLGMAYRELRPHEGADDEDGAESQLIFVGLTGMIDPPRREARDAINVCRKAGIKTVMITGDHGLTAEAIASELGILPRGGSAMSGQQLEGLSDEELDRQVENIYVYSRVSPEHKLRIVKALQRRGHVVAMTGDGVNDAPAIKAADIGIAMGMTGTDVSKEASSLILSDDNFTSIVAAIEEGRNIYENIRKFIRYLLASNVGEILTMFFAMLAGLPLPLLPIQILWVNLVTDGLPAMALGVDQPEKDLMEHKPRGANENIFARRLGWKIISRGVLIGVCTLGAFWLTLQYAPDDPGQLAKAQSVAFATLVMAQLIHVFDCRSSRSIFHRNILQNKYLVFAVLSSIILMLGVMYIEPLQPIFKTVPLGTREWAITLVAAGIPTFLMGAGSVWSGNRKRRGFSGPRPLGTAKSTNIRA
- a CDS encoding YlbG family protein, with the translated sequence MFPERTGYIIWVSDLKAARNLEKYGSVHYLSRRMHYVVMYVDADRAEDIMRNIRKLSYVRKIERSYRGEIKTEYSKDVPDKTRYYGL